Proteins encoded in a region of the Clostridium cagae genome:
- a CDS encoding RNA polymerase sigma factor produces the protein MSEKELVQKIQSGDMNALGEIFEIYKSQSLKYAYLITGNKFTSEDIVQEAFIKCYLSAKSLKNIEQFKPWFFKILTRIAWKHVGKEKKALPFENIFEKANDESIDKSIDIYIRNQEAETLHAEIEHLNLKQKTAIILFYFNGLSVKEIAKIMGCFEGTVKSRLYTARKKLKETLSKDKKCEISKAKECEA, from the coding sequence GTGAGTGAAAAGGAACTTGTTCAAAAAATCCAGTCTGGTGATATGAACGCTTTAGGCGAAATATTTGAGATATACAAAAGTCAATCATTAAAATATGCATATTTAATTACAGGTAATAAATTTACTAGTGAAGATATTGTACAAGAAGCATTTATAAAATGTTATTTAAGTGCTAAGAGTCTAAAGAATATAGAACAATTTAAACCATGGTTTTTTAAAATTCTTACAAGAATTGCTTGGAAACACGTAGGTAAAGAGAAAAAAGCTTTGCCTTTTGAAAATATTTTTGAAAAAGCAAATGATGAAAGTATTGATAAATCAATTGATATATATATAAGAAACCAAGAGGCAGAAACACTTCATGCTGAAATTGAACATTTGAATTTAAAGCAAAAAACAGCAATAATACTTTTTTACTTCAATGGATTGAGTGTAAAAGAAATTGCAAAAATTATGGGATGCTTTGAGGGGACAGTAAAATCAAGGCTTTATACTGCAAGGAAAAAATTAAAAGAAACCTTATCAAAGGATAAAAAGTGTGAAATATCAAAAGCAAAGGAGTGTGAAGCTTAA
- a CDS encoding inorganic phosphate transporter produces the protein MHSSLIVTILIIIFAVTFDFINGFHDTATAVATSITTRALTPKQAIIICCIFNFLGAFMGTAVAKTVGENIVSHTSIPQWVIMCVLISSIIWNLLTWYFGIPSSSSHALIGALVGAGIAYTSTLNVVNWYNLFHSVILWLFLSPVIGFIVGYILMVILNFALKSHKRTVVNKIFLKLQVLAGAFMAFNHGGNDAQKSMGIITMALLSGGLISTFEVPAWVIFICALSMALGTSIGGKKIIKTMGSGMAKLTPVNGFAAQTGAACVILTATLFHAPVSTTHIITTTIMGVGASKRFKNVKWGVAKQIVWAWVLTIPITAIFSALLIVIIKLFI, from the coding sequence ATGCATAGTTCGTTAATTGTAACAATACTAATAATAATTTTTGCGGTAACATTTGACTTTATAAATGGATTTCATGATACAGCTACAGCGGTTGCAACTTCAATAACTACAAGGGCACTTACTCCTAAACAAGCTATAATAATATGTTGTATATTTAATTTTTTAGGTGCCTTTATGGGGACAGCAGTTGCAAAAACAGTTGGTGAAAATATTGTAAGTCATACATCTATACCACAATGGGTAATAATGTGTGTATTAATTTCATCTATAATTTGGAATTTGCTAACATGGTATTTTGGAATTCCAAGTAGTTCATCTCATGCTTTAATAGGAGCACTTGTAGGAGCAGGAATTGCATATACTAGTACTCTTAATGTTGTTAATTGGTACAATCTTTTTCATAGCGTAATTTTATGGTTATTTCTTTCACCTGTAATAGGATTTATAGTTGGATATATATTGATGGTAATATTAAATTTTGCATTAAAGTCTCATAAGAGAACTGTTGTAAATAAGATATTTTTAAAATTACAAGTATTAGCTGGAGCATTTATGGCATTTAACCATGGTGGAAATGATGCACAAAAATCTATGGGAATAATAACGATGGCATTACTAAGTGGTGGGTTAATAAGCACATTTGAAGTGCCTGCATGGGTAATTTTTATTTGTGCATTATCAATGGCACTTGGAACTTCTATAGGTGGTAAAAAGATAATAAAAACTATGGGAAGTGGAATGGCAAAATTAACTCCGGTAAATGGATTTGCAGCTCAAACTGGTGCTGCTTGTGTAATATTAACAGCAACATTATTTCATGCACCAGTAAGTACAACACATATAATAACAACAACCATAATGGGGGTTGGAGCATCTAAAAGGTTTAAAAATGTAAAATGGGGAGTAGCTAAACAAATAGTTTGGGCATGGGTTTTAACTATTCCAATAACAGCAATATTTTCAGCATTACTTATAGTAATAATCAAATTATTTATATAA
- a CDS encoding GxGYxYP domain-containing protein, with protein sequence MKKFIKICFIVFLTIIFSFNSILYSQKVFSDISVMKNSSSNYSQNFNTDILNTNEPYIKSSIQPKYLYVISENDMTREEQTMISTLQGIIAAKSDHQIYIISPNEPDYETWLKDLKHNYNVKYKIIKNPWKLLNKFKSYIDGYVLYSKLNYPSINNACTLASLKNSIAIDESLENKVKTYGVNTLIEDCKDTDKYWAYNNLWNSGLNHSTVIELSPDKTMALRDYAILSKSLIFYEDDITDSSLRETIFKSMNNNSHCLGWGPDEHTNVTIASKFGIDIIAADWSYNLSVLSSYPSTPQTQKSNNDVLSEDGVHYVTFIMSDGDNQQWLLGSNYSSKNWYGSAYRGNFNLGWSISPSIYYLAPTVFNKYYTSSSCSKYNDNYIVPPSGNGYMYPSKFPINKLDDYTKTLDEYMHKVDQNYVLILDDDSFYRRDLWEKYTKRNNINGLFYLNYEKNNSYDGKLLWTNNKPIVSCRDLLWGGLEDENQLIKNINNRIDLGYTDINNPNSYTFVYVHVWSNTMDNVQDVVNKLNENSKVRIVTPDTFMRLIKNNIKPY encoded by the coding sequence ATGAAAAAATTCATTAAGATCTGCTTTATTGTATTTCTAACTATAATATTTTCTTTTAATTCAATATTGTATTCCCAAAAAGTTTTCTCAGATATAAGTGTCATGAAAAATTCTTCAAGTAATTATTCACAGAATTTTAATACTGATATTTTAAACACCAATGAACCTTATATTAAAAGTTCCATACAACCAAAATACTTATATGTTATATCAGAAAATGATATGACTAGAGAAGAACAAACTATGATTTCTACACTACAAGGCATTATTGCTGCTAAATCTGATCATCAAATTTATATTATTAGTCCTAACGAACCCGATTATGAAACTTGGCTAAAAGATTTAAAACATAATTATAATGTTAAATATAAAATTATTAAAAATCCTTGGAAATTATTAAATAAATTTAAATCATATATAGATGGATACGTATTATACAGTAAACTGAATTATCCTTCTATAAATAATGCTTGCACTCTTGCCTCTTTAAAAAATTCAATTGCTATTGATGAATCATTAGAAAACAAAGTCAAAACTTATGGCGTGAATACTTTAATTGAAGATTGCAAAGATACAGATAAATATTGGGCATATAATAATTTGTGGAATTCAGGGTTAAATCATTCTACTGTGATCGAATTGTCTCCAGATAAAACTATGGCTTTAAGAGATTATGCGATACTATCAAAATCTCTAATTTTTTATGAAGATGATATAACTGATAGTTCTTTAAGAGAAACTATTTTTAAATCTATGAATAATAATTCACATTGTTTAGGTTGGGGACCGGATGAACATACTAATGTAACTATTGCTTCTAAGTTTGGTATAGATATAATTGCTGCTGATTGGTCTTATAATCTTTCAGTATTAAGTTCATATCCATCTACTCCACAAACTCAAAAATCTAATAATGATGTTTTATCAGAAGATGGTGTTCATTATGTTACATTTATTATGTCTGATGGTGATAATCAACAATGGTTACTTGGTAGCAATTATAGTTCAAAAAATTGGTATGGATCTGCTTATAGAGGAAACTTCAATTTAGGTTGGTCTATAAGTCCATCTATTTATTATTTAGCACCTACAGTTTTTAATAAATACTATACAAGTTCTAGTTGTTCAAAATACAATGATAACTACATAGTTCCGCCTTCTGGAAATGGATATATGTATCCTAGTAAATTTCCTATTAACAAACTAGATGATTATACTAAAACACTAGATGAATATATGCACAAAGTTGATCAAAATTATGTACTAATACTTGATGATGATTCTTTTTATAGAAGGGATTTGTGGGAAAAATATACTAAACGTAATAATATAAATGGACTTTTTTATCTTAACTATGAAAAAAATAATAGTTATGATGGGAAACTACTTTGGACAAATAATAAACCTATAGTATCCTGTCGTGATTTACTTTGGGGTGGATTAGAGGATGAAAATCAATTAATTAAAAATATTAATAATAGAATTGACTTAGGTTATACAGATATAAATAATCCTAATTCTTATACATTCGTTTATGTTCATGTATGGAGTAATACCATGGACAATGTTCAAGATGTTGTAAATAAATTAAACGAAAATTCTAAAGTAAGAATTGTCACTCCAGATACCTTTATGAGATTAATAAAAAACAATATAAAACCTTATTGA
- a CDS encoding response regulator transcription factor: MEKNQLKEIKKHGTAYFPCAFYYTESDLENLIVKHHWHDQLELIHMKKGEFQVEIDMDKHVVHEEAICFINSEELHFIKSNHPCKESAIVFDLKMLSFDMFDSIQGSLIQPLLNGELKMPHFIFKKGKYGEQILKEYSEILDAYKISGQISQNPEGNITEKLSSQIKIKASLLKILAILYENNLLIKENEKNKDYRVDYIKIAISYIQNNYSEKIHIKDLAKQINMNEQYFCRFFKRMIGKTPMEYVNEYRIKKAKELLRETNRQVMDICLECGFHNMGNFIKVFKKHTGINPMKYRKNFINKKS, translated from the coding sequence ATGGAGAAAAATCAACTTAAGGAAATTAAAAAGCATGGTACGGCATATTTTCCGTGTGCATTTTACTATACAGAAAGTGATTTAGAAAATTTAATAGTGAAACACCATTGGCATGATCAATTAGAATTAATTCACATGAAAAAAGGTGAATTTCAAGTAGAAATAGATATGGATAAGCATGTTGTACATGAAGAAGCTATTTGTTTTATCAATAGTGAGGAGCTTCATTTTATCAAATCAAATCACCCGTGCAAAGAAAGTGCTATTGTTTTTGATTTAAAAATGCTTAGCTTTGATATGTTTGATTCTATACAAGGCTCATTAATTCAACCATTATTAAATGGTGAATTAAAGATGCCACATTTTATTTTTAAAAAAGGAAAATATGGGGAACAAATTTTAAAAGAGTATTCTGAGATTTTAGACGCATATAAAATAAGCGGACAAATATCACAAAATCCAGAAGGTAATATTACAGAAAAATTATCATCACAAATAAAAATAAAGGCATCTTTATTAAAAATTTTAGCAATACTATATGAAAATAATTTGCTTATAAAAGAGAATGAGAAAAATAAAGATTATAGAGTAGATTATATAAAAATAGCTATCTCTTATATTCAAAATAATTATTCAGAAAAAATACATATAAAAGATTTAGCTAAGCAAATTAATATGAATGAACAATATTTTTGCCGGTTTTTTAAAAGGATGATTGGTAAAACTCCTATGGAATATGTTAATGAATATAGAATCAAGAAGGCCAAAGAACTATTAAGGGAAACTAATAGACAAGTTATGGATATATGTTTAGAGTGTGGATTTCATAACATGGGGAATTTTATTAAAGTATTTAAAAAGCATACAGGAATAAATCCTATGAAATACAGAAAAAATTTTATTAATAAAAAGTCATAA
- a CDS encoding DUF47 domain-containing protein, which produces MLNFNCKEDKFYQMLLKSAEIVNEAAIELRKSLECLDKREIQVKNTSELENIGDELVRTLIKELNDAFITPIDREDIYEIIKEMDNILDSINSTVHRFIMFDITESTEELREICNMLVQATEELVVLMSELKIHGCKSKSINTKIMNISKTESEADKIFRKTVQQLFKYEENPIEIMKWKEIYQILEDTVDNCEKVANIVERVVIKNA; this is translated from the coding sequence ATGTTAAATTTTAATTGTAAAGAAGATAAATTTTACCAGATGTTATTAAAATCGGCTGAAATTGTTAATGAAGCTGCTATTGAATTGAGAAAAAGTTTGGAGTGTTTAGATAAGAGAGAAATACAAGTAAAGAATACATCAGAATTAGAAAACATTGGTGATGAATTAGTTCGCACTTTAATTAAAGAATTAAATGATGCATTTATAACACCTATAGACCGAGAAGACATATATGAAATAATAAAAGAAATGGATAATATTTTAGATTCCATTAATTCAACAGTTCACAGATTTATAATGTTTGATATAACAGAAAGTACAGAGGAATTAAGAGAAATATGTAATATGTTAGTACAAGCTACTGAAGAACTTGTAGTTTTAATGAGTGAGTTAAAAATACATGGTTGTAAATCTAAAAGTATAAATACTAAAATCATGAATATAAGTAAAACTGAAAGTGAAGCAGATAAGATATTTAGAAAAACTGTACAGCAATTATTTAAGTATGAAGAGAATCCAATTGAAATTATGAAATGGAAAGAAATCTATCAAATTTTAGAAGATACAGTGGATAATTGTGAAAAAGTGGCTAATATAGTAGAAAGAGTTGTAATTAAAAATGCATAG